The DNA region GGCAATCCTGGAAGAGAAGACCTGGTTTTCGGATCCCTGGCTGTTCTGGCTGCCGTTACTATTGTCGATGCCCTGGTCTCTGGAATATGGCAGATGAAGGACCGGCAGATTTGGGTGGTGTGAGCTAAGGCTAGGACGACCTCCCTAAACGCCACCTATGCTCTCCTCTCCTTTCCCTTCGGGAAGTCTACCATCTTGACCAGGCTGTTCCGGCGCCATCGCCGACTCGATGTCGATATCTCGGGGCTTGGACTGAATCCCCCACGTCTTGTCAGTGGCTATCTGGTCGccaaccttcttcaacaacacacccACCGACACAGGGCCAATGATGGTATTGAGCACAATGGCCCAAACGCCAACCACAAACGCCTTGCGCGTTAAGAAAGGCGTCTCGTTGAGGCCGATCTGGATGATCAGCAGCCCGATCTCCCCGCGCGCGACCATGGCCATGCCGAGCAGGGTCGCCGGCGCCCAGCTCGCGCACGCGGCCTTCCCCGCGCTCATCCTCTCGTTCGCAGGCGGTGCTGGCTTGGGAAATCCCACAGCTGAGAACATGTCCCAAGCTGGGACGACCAGACCAACGACCAGCTTGCTCAAGACCATCAGGATGGTGAAAACCACCCCTTTCCAGATCACCTCGCCGGTCCAGAGCTCTCCAAACGGGATCGCGAAGCCGATGCTGGCGAAGAATAAGGGCTGTAGGATGAACTTTTGGGGGCCGCTGAGGTAGTATTCGAATGTGGTCACAAAGGAGGTCGTGTCTGGCTCAGAGGGGGTCTTTTCCTTGCTAGGTATGCTGCTGAGGAATGCGCCGGCGAGAAAGGCTCCAAACAGCATTGATGCGCCTGCAAAAGCGGCTATGGCCAGAAAGGCACACAGAACAACCGTCATCAGGAGAATGTTGGAGGTATGCTTGAACTTTGACAGGGGCTTCTCCAGAAACCGGCGAAACAGAGGACCTACGACAAATTTGGCAACCAGGGGGGTCAAGATTGCGAGCAAGCCACTTGCCAGCACCGGTCGGCCAATGATCCATCCAAGGTTGACATCACCATCTTCTGCTATGCCCCGAAGCTGGTGGATGACGCTCACCAAGACGAGGCCACAAACGTCATCGAGAACCGCGGCGCTTATGAGAACAGTTCCGATGCGAGTTTGAGAGTAGTCAGTAGCGTTGGAGGCACTGTTGATGACAACAAAGGTGGTGCCGAGTGAGGTGGAACAGAGAGCCGTGCCGACGATGAAGGCCTCCAAGGGGGCTGGTGAAGTTAGGTTCGGTGTGTCAAGACTGATGGAACACTTGAAGGGGAACTAACCATGACCGAAACCAGCATACAACAGGGCAAAAGACAAGGCGATGGGGGTAAGAAGTCCAAGGAGAGCGGCGATGGTGCTCAGGATAAAATTTTGTCGTAGCAGATCCAGTCGAATTGTGAGTCCGCCTGTGCACATGTTAGCACTTCTCAGGAGATTTGCAGGGGTAGAAAAACATACCTTCAAAGGTGATCAGCAGCAGACCCACGTATCCCAGGGCCAAAAACGTCTCCCGCCAGTTGATCTCGAGAATATTGGCCAAGGGGACACCGTAGACAAGACCAACGATGATTTGACCAATTAGGCCCGCACGAAATATCTTGTCGGCTAGCCAGTCGGACAGGGCtaggaagagaaagaaggagacgaggatgagaatCTCGATGACTGGTACATTTGGTTAGTCACTTCATATGCTTGTTATTCGATGGTGGTCGAAGAGTGAAAGAAAATAAGAAGTTCTTTTCACGTCAAATCTGTCAAGAAATGCGATATACATATCAAATGTGACTAGAAACGCGTTAGACGGATGATGAACACGTACCATGAGGCTCATGATACGCCTGGAAACCTCCATCGGTGCCTCCTTCGGCCGCCATTGCTGCCCTATCTGAGGATCAAGATAAACGTCGAAGTAATATCGAGATGTGTCGGCTTCGATTTGATCAAGTCTTGAAAAAGGAACGAGTCGTGAGAGTTGTGATCGAAAACCTCGGTTCGGTAGTAAAAAGGGGTGAAGTTGAGGCTTGGCAGATCCACTCAAAAGATGGTTGTGTCAAATCGTATATAGGGTCCGAAAAGGTGTCAATTCTGTTGTTGTACGAGGGAGAGTTGCCCGGGTGGCTGGAAAAGGCCGAATCCAGTGGCCCTGGTCCCACTGCCAAGATATTAATTCCTTAACAGTGGGCCTCATTGACTATTCTGACAGGTTCCTTTGACCGTGCCAAGGATTGCTTGGACCCTGGGAATAGTAGTCTACTTAGCACAATAAACAGTAACAATAACGATGCCTGAGTAGCCCTGTGCTAAAGGCCTATTTTAGTAGATGAAGATCACTGACTCATACATTACAATAGTAGATACTCAGCAACCCTTGACTCAGTTGATAGGTCTCGACTTAACGGTGTGGACATCTCTAGCCAACTTTTGACCTTAGTCAACTTATATGTCATCCACTTTagccccttttctttcttctaGTCAGAAAGTGGCAAACACAATttatcctccccatcctccccccaaaaagcatcagccgccctctcccacaCCTTCGTCGGCCCAAACACCATCTCTTTCGTGTAGTAATAATGGCAGTAGTTCGTCTCATTGACACCCCCAATGACATCCTCATTCCAACTCAGAAATTGAATCGGAGTCTCCAAATTGTCAAGCGAAACAAAATCATTCTTCCCGTTGATCGACCCTgccgcctcaccaccaccgatccCCGCCAATGACCTCTTCATTGCGTACCCctcggccagcagcagcaaatccTCGTTTTCGGTCGAGTTGGTTGTGCTGTTTAGCTCCGGCGAGAGGACCAAGACCGCTTTGGCTGCCTCGTGCAAATTGGAAAAGTAGAAGATTTGTGCACCTGGCACACCACTCACGGCCTGCATGGGaccggtgctggtgttgtttaCTGTTCCAAGAGCAGGATCAGGTCGGCCGCCGACGACAGCGGTCTTAATCTTAATCTTGGCGTTGTTGGTGCCGTTGACGCTGTAGAGGAGCCTTGCTAATGTCGCGCAGGTAGAGCTACAAGCGCCGTCGGTGAGGAGGACAATATTCTCGActgtgaagggggagggagggacaTTGGCTCTATTACCTGCGccggtgatgttgaagacaTCTTCGGTTTGGTTCCAGGGATGGTACTGGTATGCTGTAAAGGTGTCGTTATCGAGGATTACTGGGCCCAGAAGGGCATCGGAagcggtgaggttgaggccgGTTATAGGGGAGAAAAGATGACCGGGGATGAGCTGTTCAACCATGCTGTTTTCGTGGAGGCTGCTCAGGGCTTTGAAGCGGGCGGTCTCATCAGGGTTGATTTCGTCGAACGTGTTGGCGTCAAAATTTTTGATTTCCACTGCGTCGGCACTCGAGACGTTCGATATTTGGACGACGG from Podospora pseudocomata strain CBS 415.72m chromosome 3, whole genome shotgun sequence includes:
- a CDS encoding hypothetical protein (EggNog:ENOG503NZSE; COG:S), which produces MDYQGQNLTLTYENGQEVTVESVAMVRMGANFTGVRTGEGFYTLFCDPDASIGVEPPATTEVPPQFPTSTRTDTSAGDVSSTNTLPPLSPTISNYPWPAVRDNGSNITSGYFLNGTGYDDIVVLALSEFYPPDMDPMAYLVDFQATIANLLAKSREQNKTKLIIDVSENGGGLVAAAYELFAQLFPNTTAFSANNIRETLSVVQISNVSSADAVEIKNFDANTFDEINPDETARFKALSSLHENSMVEQLIPGHLFSPITGLNLTASDALLGPVILDNDTFTAYQYHPWNQTEDVFNITGAGNRANVPPSPFTVENIVLLTDGACSSTCATLARLLYSVNGTNNAKIKIKTAVVGGRPDPALGTVNNTSTGPMQAVSGVPGAQIFYFSNLHEAAKAVLVLSPELNSTTNSTENEDLLLLAEGYAMKRSLAGIGGGEAAGSINGKNDFVSLDNLETPIQFLSWNEDVIGGVNETNYCHYYYTKEMVFGPTKVWERAADAFWGEDGEDKLCLPLSD
- a CDS encoding hypothetical protein (EggNog:ENOG503NZSD; COG:P); translation: MAAEGGTDGGFQAYHEPHVIEILILVSFFLFLALSDWLADKIFRAGLIGQIIVGLVYGVPLANILEINWRETFLALGYVGLLLITFEGGLTIRLDLLRQNFILSTIAALLGLLTPIALSFALLYAGFGHAPLEAFIVGTALCSTSLGTTFVVINSASNATDYSQTRIGTVLISAAVLDDVCGLVLVSVIHQLRGIAEDGDVNLGWIIGRPVLASGLLAILTPLVAKFVVGPLFRRFLEKPLSKFKHTSNILLMTVVLCAFLAIAAFAGASMLFGAFLAGAFLSSIPSKEKTPSEPDTTSFVTTFEYYLSGPQKFILQPLFFASIGFAIPFGELWTGEVIWKGVVFTILMVLSKLVVGLVVPAWDMFSAVGFPKPAPPANERMSAGWAPATLLGMAMVARGEIGLLIIQIGLNETPFLTRKAFVVGVWAIVLNTIIGPVSVGVLLKKVGDQIATDKTWGIQSKPRDIDIESAMAPEQPGQDGRLPEGKGEESIGGV